The following are encoded together in the Streptomyces sp. NBC_00358 genome:
- a CDS encoding TcmI family type II polyketide cyclase yields MHSTLIVARMEPGARYDVARLFKEFDGTEMPHIMGTRRRQLFQYKGLYFHLQEFDTDNGGEIIEEAKTDPRFVSISEDLKPYIQAYDPATWRSPADAMAKSFYHWEASS; encoded by the coding sequence ATGCATAGCACACTGATTGTCGCCCGGATGGAACCCGGTGCGCGTTATGACGTCGCCAGGCTCTTCAAGGAGTTCGACGGAACAGAAATGCCGCACATCATGGGGACCCGGCGGCGCCAGCTCTTCCAGTACAAGGGTCTCTACTTCCACCTCCAGGAATTCGACACCGACAACGGTGGCGAGATCATCGAGGAGGCGAAAACGGATCCGCGCTTCGTGAGCATAAGCGAGGACCTCAAGCCGTACATCCAGGCCTACGATCCCGCCACCTGGCGTTCACCCGCCGACGCCATGGCCAAGTCCTTCTACCACTGGGAAGCCTCCTCGTGA
- a CDS encoding MFS transporter yields MTPTTARPVAEPPAEGGDANGRWSPRLWALLFVLAGNMLIDALEVSVAVVALPSIGGDLGADPTSLQWVMSGFAVGFGAMILFGARLVERLGRRRVYLAAVTVFAVASLAGALAGAAWFLIATRVVKGVCAALTAPTGLAIITSTFPEGAARNRAVAVYSLFGACGFSLGLVLSGLLTEVSWRWTFAFPAPVAALLLLLGLRLVPEQRGRSRAEGGRSYELPTAFGLPAALLALVYGIGHVPGHGWRAPGTLAAFALAGALAVLVVVRERRAEHPLLPLGVLAQPALRRAALGAAALNGSYLGLLFVVTFHLQTLLGWSPARTGLALLPAALPLALSAAYSGRMVQRFGTRRLIAVGWLAPPLGYALYLRASVPTRYATDLLPTLLLLGLAFVLCFAALHMQALTAAPKAEPGIASGVYQTAVQFGAAIVLALVAALMAAHHPAPGASAAAVLAGYHPALLLVTAVGVAGLAVSVTGALPRRASAPSTP; encoded by the coding sequence ATGACACCGACGACCGCGCGACCGGTCGCCGAACCGCCCGCGGAGGGCGGCGACGCGAACGGCCGATGGAGCCCGCGCCTGTGGGCGCTGCTGTTCGTGCTGGCGGGCAACATGCTCATCGACGCCCTGGAGGTGTCGGTGGCCGTGGTCGCCCTCCCGTCGATCGGCGGGGACCTGGGGGCGGACCCGACCTCACTGCAGTGGGTCATGAGCGGCTTCGCCGTGGGCTTCGGCGCCATGATCCTGTTCGGCGCCCGGCTGGTCGAACGGCTGGGACGGCGCCGCGTGTACCTCGCGGCCGTCACCGTCTTCGCCGTCGCCTCACTCGCCGGAGCGCTGGCCGGCGCCGCGTGGTTCCTGATCGCCACCCGCGTCGTCAAGGGCGTGTGCGCGGCGCTCACCGCCCCCACCGGACTGGCGATCATCACCAGTACGTTTCCGGAGGGCGCCGCCCGCAACCGCGCCGTCGCGGTGTACAGCCTCTTCGGAGCGTGCGGCTTCTCCCTGGGCCTCGTGCTCTCGGGGCTGCTCACCGAGGTCAGCTGGCGCTGGACCTTCGCCTTCCCGGCTCCGGTCGCCGCGCTGCTGCTCCTGCTCGGGCTGCGGCTCGTACCGGAGCAGCGCGGCAGGAGCCGGGCGGAGGGCGGCCGTTCCTACGAGCTGCCGACCGCGTTCGGCCTGCCCGCCGCGCTGCTGGCCCTGGTGTACGGGATCGGCCACGTGCCCGGACACGGCTGGCGGGCGCCCGGGACCCTCGCCGCCTTCGCACTCGCCGGAGCGCTGGCCGTCCTGGTCGTGGTCCGGGAGCGCCGGGCCGAGCATCCGCTGCTGCCCCTGGGCGTGCTCGCCCAACCAGCCCTCAGACGGGCCGCGTTGGGAGCCGCGGCACTGAACGGGTCGTACCTGGGACTGCTGTTCGTCGTCACCTTCCATCTCCAGACGCTGCTGGGGTGGTCACCGGCCAGGACCGGACTGGCACTTCTGCCCGCCGCCCTCCCGCTGGCACTGTCCGCCGCGTACTCCGGGCGGATGGTGCAGCGGTTCGGGACGCGCCGGTTGATCGCCGTGGGCTGGCTGGCACCACCGCTGGGCTACGCCCTCTATCTGCGGGCGTCGGTGCCGACCCGGTACGCGACCGACCTGCTGCCCACTCTGCTGCTCCTGGGTCTGGCGTTCGTCCTGTGCTTTGCGGCGCTGCACATGCAGGCCCTGACCGCGGCCCCGAAGGCCGAACCCGGCATCGCGAGCGGCGTGTACCAGACAGCCGTCCAGTTCGGCGCCGCGATCGTGCTGGCCCTGGTGGCCGCGCTGATGGCGGCGCACCACCCCGCGCCCGGCGCGTCCGCCGCGGCCGTTCTGGCCGGCTACCACCCCGCGTTGCTGCTCGTCACCGCCGTCGGCGTCGCGGGGCTCGCGGTCTCGGTGACCGGCGCCCTGCCGCGCCGCGCGTCCGCACCGAGCACGCCATGA
- a CDS encoding beta-ketoacyl-[acyl-carrier-protein] synthase family protein, with the protein MTGRRVAITGIGVLAPGGIGAKNFWNLLSEGRTSTRGITFFDPTPFRSRVAAEIDFDPEEHGLSPQEIRRMDRAAQLAVVATREAVADSGIDLAELDPYRTGVTIGSAVGATTGLDQEYRVVSDGGRLDLVDHRYAVPHLYNHFVPSSFAAEVAWAVGAEGPSTVVSTGCTSGLDSVGHAVDIIREGTADVMIAGSSDAPISPITVACFDAIKATTSRNDDPEHASRPFDGTRNGFVLGEGSAVFVLEELESAKRRGAHIYAEIAGYASRCNAFHMTGLRPDGAEMAEAIGVALGEARVNPDSIDYINAHGSGTKQNDRHETAAFKRVLGDHAYRTPVSSIKSMVGHSLGAIGSIEIAASALAMENNVVPPTANLHTPDPECDLDYVPITAREWRTDTVLTVGSGFGGFQSAMVLARPDRSIA; encoded by the coding sequence GTGACCGGCCGTCGTGTTGCCATCACCGGAATCGGAGTCCTCGCGCCGGGCGGAATAGGCGCCAAGAACTTCTGGAATCTGCTCAGTGAGGGGCGGACCTCGACGAGGGGCATCACCTTCTTCGACCCCACGCCCTTCCGCTCACGCGTCGCCGCGGAGATCGACTTCGACCCCGAGGAACACGGGCTGAGTCCGCAGGAGATCCGCCGCATGGACCGCGCGGCCCAGCTCGCCGTCGTGGCGACCCGGGAGGCCGTCGCCGACAGCGGTATCGACCTGGCCGAACTGGACCCCTACCGCACCGGGGTGACGATCGGCAGCGCGGTCGGCGCCACCACCGGCCTCGACCAGGAGTACCGCGTCGTCAGCGACGGCGGCCGGCTCGACCTGGTCGACCACCGCTACGCGGTGCCCCACCTCTACAACCACTTCGTGCCGAGCTCCTTCGCGGCCGAGGTCGCCTGGGCGGTGGGCGCCGAGGGGCCCTCCACGGTCGTCTCCACCGGCTGCACCTCCGGCCTCGACTCGGTCGGCCACGCCGTGGACATCATCCGCGAGGGCACCGCGGACGTCATGATCGCGGGCAGCTCGGACGCCCCGATCTCGCCGATCACGGTCGCCTGCTTCGACGCCATCAAGGCGACGACCTCGCGCAACGACGACCCCGAGCACGCCTCCCGTCCCTTCGACGGAACCCGCAACGGCTTTGTCCTGGGCGAGGGTTCGGCGGTGTTCGTCCTGGAGGAGCTGGAGAGTGCCAAGCGCCGCGGAGCGCACATCTACGCGGAGATCGCCGGCTACGCCTCCCGCTGCAACGCCTTCCACATGACGGGTCTGCGCCCCGACGGCGCCGAGATGGCCGAGGCCATCGGTGTGGCGCTCGGCGAGGCGCGGGTGAACCCGGACTCGATCGACTACATCAACGCGCACGGCTCCGGCACCAAGCAGAACGACCGTCACGAGACCGCCGCGTTCAAGCGCGTCCTCGGCGACCACGCGTACCGGACGCCGGTGAGCTCGATCAAGTCGATGGTGGGCCACTCGCTCGGTGCGATCGGCTCCATCGAGATCGCGGCCTCCGCGCTGGCCATGGAGAACAACGTGGTCCCACCCACGGCCAATCTGCACACCCCGGACCCCGAGTGCGACCTCGACTACGTGCCGATCACGGCGCGGGAGTGGCGTACCGACACGGTCCTGACCGTCGGCAGCGGCTTCGGCGGATTCCAGAGCGCCATGGTGCTCGCGCGACCCGACAGGAGCATCGCATGA
- the fabD gene encoding ACP S-malonyltransferase, with the protein MTTTAFVFPGQGSQRVGMGQELLARWPDLLDTYYRPADELLGLPLAELCLRGPADALADTAITQPAILLTSVATLDVLRRHGIRPALVAGHSLGEYAALVAADVLHWRDALRLVRLRGRLMAAVNESVPGKMAAVMGLDLRTVEELCVTVRESSGQVVEVANDNEFAQTVVSGQARAVDELITAARTAGATRALALKVGAPFHSSLMAPVEAEFTEALLRTEFRDPAVPVISAVTAAPLTSAGEVVDTLRRQLTGRVRWTETVTRIADEGTDRLLEVGPGKVLSGLCRRIAPAVPAHPTHDAHHLMSALDLFAGADDTVTTV; encoded by the coding sequence ATGACCACCACCGCCTTCGTCTTCCCGGGCCAGGGCTCACAACGCGTCGGCATGGGCCAGGAACTGCTCGCCCGATGGCCCGATCTGCTCGACACCTACTACCGGCCCGCCGACGAACTCCTCGGACTCCCGCTCGCCGAACTGTGCCTGCGGGGCCCCGCGGACGCGCTCGCCGACACCGCGATCACCCAGCCCGCGATCCTGCTGACCAGCGTCGCCACCCTCGACGTCCTGCGGCGCCACGGGATCCGGCCCGCCCTGGTCGCGGGACACAGCCTGGGCGAGTACGCGGCACTCGTCGCGGCCGATGTCCTTCACTGGCGCGACGCCCTGCGCCTGGTCCGGCTGCGCGGCCGGCTCATGGCCGCCGTGAACGAGTCGGTGCCCGGAAAGATGGCCGCGGTGATGGGCCTTGACCTGCGGACGGTCGAGGAACTCTGCGTCACCGTGAGGGAGTCGAGCGGCCAGGTCGTCGAGGTCGCCAACGACAACGAATTCGCCCAGACGGTCGTGTCGGGCCAGGCCCGAGCCGTGGACGAACTGATCACCGCGGCGCGCACGGCGGGGGCCACCCGTGCCCTCGCGCTGAAGGTCGGCGCGCCCTTCCACAGCAGCCTCATGGCGCCGGTGGAGGCGGAGTTCACCGAGGCCCTGCTGCGCACCGAGTTCCGCGACCCGGCCGTCCCGGTGATCTCCGCGGTGACGGCGGCACCCCTGACGAGTGCGGGGGAGGTCGTCGACACCCTGCGCCGCCAACTGACGGGCCGCGTGCGGTGGACCGAGACGGTGACCCGCATCGCCGACGAGGGAACGGACCGCCTCCTCGAAGTGGGTCCGGGCAAGGTCCTCTCCGGTCTGTGCCGCCGGATCGCGCCGGCCGTGCCCGCCCATCCCACGCACGACGCCCACCACCTCATGTCGGCCCTGGACCTGTTCGCCGGGGCCGACGACACCGTCACCACCGTCTGA
- a CDS encoding acyl carrier protein has protein sequence MSDRTFTLDDLRRILLESAGAEEGIDLYGDIADTDFEQLGYESLALLETGGRIEREFGVSLDDVNLSDITTPRALVTAVNELLAVDVAAA, from the coding sequence ATGTCCGACCGGACGTTCACCCTCGACGACCTGCGCCGCATCCTGCTGGAGAGCGCGGGCGCGGAAGAGGGCATCGACCTCTACGGCGACATCGCCGACACCGACTTCGAGCAGCTCGGCTACGAGTCGCTCGCCCTCCTGGAGACCGGCGGCCGTATCGAGCGCGAGTTCGGCGTCAGCCTCGACGACGTCAACCTCTCCGACATCACCACCCCGCGGGCCCTCGTCACGGCCGTCAACGAGCTCCTCGCCGTGGACGTCGCCGCCGCCTGA
- a CDS encoding 4'-phosphopantetheinyl transferase family protein translates to MTTRREDPAVSRVPSPPAASHGTGSSRRPADRAADSAADDRVAVDLWLVRHPVPHGAGRRLVVAELDDQERARAGALPRPRDALLFTAAHIALRRLLAGALGLAPREVAYVREPCPRCGGPHGRPALRPAPGARGPEPTLHFSLSHSSGRALVALAAVPVGVDIQRMPSAETTDVCTRLLHPGERAELDELPPGERGAAFGQLWARKEAYLKGLGTGLERPLHADYLGSSVREPRLRPAGWTVLDLPCGPAHGAAVAVLGTPEDPCTVRPLPAEWLYEADAARVLAEIAHLTTAVPVKETPT, encoded by the coding sequence ATGACGACCCGAAGGGAGGACCCCGCCGTGTCACGAGTCCCGTCACCACCTGCCGCGTCGCACGGCACCGGGTCCTCCCGGCGGCCCGCGGACAGGGCCGCGGACAGCGCCGCGGACGACCGCGTGGCCGTCGACCTCTGGCTGGTGCGCCACCCCGTGCCGCACGGCGCGGGCCGCCGGCTCGTCGTGGCCGAACTCGACGACCAGGAGCGCGCCCGCGCCGGAGCCCTGCCGCGGCCCCGCGACGCCCTGCTCTTCACCGCCGCCCACATCGCCCTGCGCCGACTGCTCGCGGGGGCCCTCGGGCTCGCGCCGAGGGAGGTGGCGTACGTCCGTGAACCCTGCCCACGATGCGGCGGACCGCACGGCAGACCCGCCCTGCGGCCCGCCCCCGGAGCCCGCGGCCCCGAACCCACCCTTCACTTCTCGCTGTCCCACAGCAGCGGAAGGGCGCTGGTGGCCCTGGCGGCCGTTCCGGTCGGCGTGGACATCCAGCGGATGCCCTCGGCCGAGACCACGGACGTCTGCACCCGGCTGCTGCACCCCGGCGAGCGCGCCGAACTCGACGAACTCCCGCCCGGCGAGCGCGGGGCAGCGTTCGGACAGCTGTGGGCCCGCAAGGAGGCCTATCTCAAAGGCCTCGGAACCGGCCTCGAACGCCCGCTGCACGCCGACTACTTGGGCTCATCAGTTCGCGAACCCCGGCTCAGGCCCGCGGGCTGGACGGTCCTCGATCTGCCCTGCGGGCCCGCGCACGGAGCCGCCGTAGCCGTGCTGGGCACCCCCGAAGACCCCTGCACGGTCCGTCCGTTGCCGGCCGAGTGGCTGTACGAAGCCGACGCGGCCCGCGTCCTCGCGGAGATCGCGCACCTGACCACGGCCGTTCCCGTGAAGGAGACACCGACATGA
- a CDS encoding SDR family oxidoreductase — protein sequence MSRTQHTQVLVVGAGPAGLMLAGELRLGGAEVLVAERLDTPTTESRASTLHARTMETLDARGLLERFGTPPNEPMGHFGGIPLDLTLPGTHPGQWKILQADVERVLQEWSTGLGAVLLRGHELRGLTPTGDHVEAELVGADGPLSIRAEYVVGCDGERSAVRRLGGFDFAGEDAGRELIRADVAGIDILNRRFQRLPRGLAIAARRPDGVTRVMVHEFGSPARTRTTEPGFTEIAAVWRRVTGEEIGHGTPLWVNSFGDASRQATEYRRGRVLLAGDAAHRQMPIGGQALNLALQDTVNLGWKLAARVTGRAGDDLLDSYHGERHPVGRRVLGNIRTQARLLLGGEEVEAVREVFGELVSLPPARAHLASMIAGLDIAYDISGTDGGEGGHDDRGHDGRGGVGRPLLGRRFPPLPLTAPEGPGTVAELLRAGRGVLLDLSADAERRAEWSAALRPWAGQVSLVTARLRDGGDAADLADTTAVLLRPDGYVGWAAAPGTTDLTTALHRWFGTPPGAPAPTDPGKRATAPATPTETPATPADNGNHRRTTMGTLTGKTALVTGSSRGIGRATALRLAGEGALVAVHYTSNQEAADDVVRTIEKEGGRAFAVRAELGVPGDVHELFLGLEQGLKERTGATELNILVNNAGVMGGVTPEETTPELFDRVIAVNAKAPFFIIQRALSIMPDGGRIINISTGLTKVANPQEIAYAMSKGAVEMLALHFAKHLGPRGITINSVAPGITRNDNPVFDIPEAVEQMARLSVFDRVGEPRDVGDIVALLASDDARWITGAFIDASGGTLVG from the coding sequence ATGTCCCGCACCCAGCACACCCAGGTACTGGTGGTCGGGGCCGGCCCGGCGGGTCTCATGCTCGCCGGGGAACTGCGGCTCGGCGGCGCCGAAGTGCTCGTCGCGGAGCGGCTGGACACCCCCACCACCGAGTCACGGGCCTCGACCCTGCACGCCAGGACCATGGAGACCCTCGACGCCCGGGGCCTGCTGGAGCGGTTCGGCACTCCGCCGAACGAGCCCATGGGCCACTTCGGCGGCATCCCGCTCGACCTGACGCTCCCCGGCACCCACCCGGGGCAGTGGAAGATCCTTCAGGCAGACGTCGAGCGGGTCCTGCAGGAGTGGAGCACCGGCCTCGGCGCGGTGCTGCTGCGCGGCCACGAGCTGCGCGGGCTGACCCCCACCGGCGACCACGTCGAGGCCGAACTGGTCGGCGCCGACGGGCCGTTGAGCATCCGTGCCGAGTACGTCGTGGGGTGCGACGGGGAGCGGAGCGCCGTACGACGGCTGGGCGGATTCGACTTCGCCGGAGAGGACGCCGGGCGGGAGCTGATCCGGGCCGACGTGGCGGGCATCGACATCCTGAACCGGCGCTTCCAGCGGCTGCCGCGGGGTCTGGCCATCGCGGCCCGCCGCCCCGACGGAGTCACCAGGGTCATGGTGCACGAGTTCGGCAGCCCCGCCCGCACCCGTACCACCGAGCCCGGCTTCACCGAGATCGCCGCCGTCTGGCGCCGGGTCACCGGCGAGGAGATCGGCCACGGCACCCCGCTGTGGGTCAACTCCTTCGGAGACGCCTCCCGCCAGGCGACCGAGTACCGCAGGGGGCGCGTCCTGCTGGCCGGGGACGCGGCCCACCGGCAGATGCCGATCGGCGGCCAGGCCCTCAACCTGGCGCTCCAGGACACCGTCAACCTCGGCTGGAAGCTCGCCGCGCGGGTGACCGGCCGGGCCGGCGACGACCTGCTCGACTCCTACCACGGCGAACGCCACCCCGTCGGCCGCCGGGTCCTCGGCAACATCAGGACCCAGGCGCGGCTGCTGCTCGGCGGCGAGGAGGTCGAGGCGGTCCGCGAGGTGTTCGGGGAACTGGTCTCGCTGCCGCCCGCGCGGGCCCACCTCGCCTCGATGATCGCGGGACTCGACATCGCGTACGACATCTCCGGCACCGACGGCGGCGAGGGTGGCCACGACGACCGCGGGCACGACGGCCGCGGAGGCGTCGGCCGTCCGCTCCTCGGCAGGCGATTTCCACCGCTGCCGCTGACCGCGCCCGAGGGCCCCGGCACGGTCGCCGAACTGCTGCGGGCCGGCCGCGGTGTCCTGCTCGACCTCTCGGCGGACGCCGAGCGCCGGGCGGAGTGGTCCGCCGCCCTGCGGCCCTGGGCCGGGCAGGTGTCCCTCGTGACCGCGCGGCTCCGCGACGGCGGGGACGCCGCGGACCTCGCCGACACCACGGCCGTCCTGCTGCGCCCGGACGGCTACGTCGGCTGGGCGGCGGCCCCCGGCACCACGGACCTGACGACAGCCCTGCACCGCTGGTTCGGCACACCACCCGGAGCCCCCGCCCCCACGGACCCCGGCAAACGCGCCACCGCACCCGCAACACCGACCGAGACACCCGCCACACCGGCCGACAACGGCAACCACAGGAGGACCACGATGGGAACGCTCACCGGGAAGACCGCACTGGTCACGGGATCGAGCCGAGGCATAGGCCGGGCGACGGCCCTGCGCCTCGCCGGCGAGGGAGCACTCGTCGCCGTCCACTACACCAGCAACCAGGAGGCGGCCGACGACGTCGTCCGCACGATCGAGAAGGAGGGCGGCCGGGCCTTCGCCGTCCGGGCCGAACTCGGCGTCCCGGGAGACGTCCACGAGCTGTTCCTCGGGCTGGAGCAGGGGCTCAAGGAGCGCACCGGCGCGACCGAGCTGAACATCCTGGTCAACAACGCCGGGGTGATGGGCGGCGTGACTCCCGAGGAGACCACTCCCGAACTGTTCGACCGGGTCATCGCGGTCAACGCCAAGGCACCGTTCTTCATCATCCAGCGCGCGTTGTCGATCATGCCCGACGGCGGTCGCATCATCAACATCTCCACGGGCCTCACCAAGGTCGCCAACCCCCAGGAGATCGCGTACGCGATGAGCAAGGGCGCCGTCGAGATGCTCGCCCTGCACTTCGCCAAGCACCTCGGCCCGCGCGGCATCACGATCAACAGCGTCGCGCCCGGCATCACCCGCAACGACAACCCGGTCTTCGACATCCCCGAGGCCGTCGAGCAGATGGCGCGGCTGTCGGTCTTCGACCGGGTCGGCGAACCGCGGGACGTCGGCGACATCGTCGCGCTGCTCGCCTCCGACGACGCCCGCTGGATCACCGGCGCGTTCATCGACGCCAGCGGGGGCACCCTCGTCGGCTGA
- a CDS encoding aromatase/cyclase, which translates to MSQPGLREVEHEITVSAPAAAVYRLIAEVENWPRVFPPTIYVDHLERDGDTERIRIWATANGEAKNWTSRRVLDPAALRIEFRQEVSTPPVAAMGGAWIIEPLDAGTSRIRLLHDYRAVDDDPDGLRWIDEAVDRNSRSELAALKTNVELAHAAEEVTFSFEDTVRIEGSAKDAYDFINEAHLWQERLPHVASVRLDEDVPGLQTLEMETRAKDGSTHLTKSYRVCFEGRKISYKQVTLPALMTLHTGYWTFAEDGDGSTASSQHTVVLNTANITRILGPDAGVAEAREYVRTALSTNSRATLGHAKAYAEAR; encoded by the coding sequence ATGTCGCAGCCCGGCCTGCGCGAGGTGGAGCACGAGATCACGGTCTCGGCCCCGGCCGCTGCCGTCTACCGTCTGATCGCCGAGGTCGAGAACTGGCCGCGCGTCTTCCCGCCGACCATCTACGTCGACCACCTGGAGCGTGACGGGGACACCGAACGCATCCGGATCTGGGCCACCGCCAACGGCGAGGCGAAGAACTGGACCTCCCGCCGCGTCCTGGACCCGGCCGCCCTGCGGATCGAGTTCCGCCAGGAGGTCTCCACCCCGCCGGTGGCCGCCATGGGCGGCGCCTGGATCATCGAGCCGCTCGACGCCGGCACGTCCCGGATCCGGCTGCTGCACGACTACCGTGCCGTCGACGACGACCCGGACGGCCTGCGCTGGATCGACGAGGCGGTCGACCGCAACTCGCGTTCCGAACTGGCCGCGTTGAAGACCAACGTCGAACTGGCCCACGCCGCCGAGGAGGTGACGTTCTCCTTCGAGGACACCGTCCGGATCGAGGGCTCGGCCAAGGACGCGTACGACTTCATCAACGAGGCGCACCTGTGGCAGGAACGCCTGCCGCACGTCGCCTCCGTCCGTCTCGACGAGGACGTTCCGGGCCTGCAGACCCTGGAGATGGAGACCCGCGCCAAGGACGGGTCCACGCATCTGACCAAGTCGTACCGGGTGTGCTTCGAGGGCCGGAAGATCTCCTACAAGCAGGTCACCCTGCCCGCGCTGATGACCCTGCACACGGGCTACTGGACCTTCGCCGAGGACGGGGACGGCTCGACCGCCTCCTCCCAGCACACCGTGGTCCTCAACACCGCGAACATCACCAGGATCCTCGGACCGGACGCCGGCGTCGCCGAGGCCCGGGAGTACGTCCGCACCGCGCTGAGCACCAACAGCCGCGCCACACTGGGCCACGCCAAGGCCTACGCCGAGGCGCGCTGA
- a CDS encoding ketosynthase chain-length factor — MTTPVVVTGLGIAAPNGLGTKDFWAATLQGETGIGPVTRFTPDQYPARLAGEIPGFVAEEHLPGRLLPQTDRMTRLALVATDWALEDAEVVPQELNAYDMGVVTASSSGGFEFGQNELQKLWSKGGQFVSAYQSFAWFYAVNTGQISIRNGMKGPSGVVVSDQAGGLDALAQARRQIRKGTRLIVSGAIDASICPWGWVAQLAGERLSHEDDPDRAYLPFDPQAAGHVPGEGGAILIMEDLEAARARGARIYGEIAGYGATFDPKPGSGREPALRQAIRAALDDAGVAPGDIDVVFADAAAVPELDRIEAEAITEVFGPRGVPVTAPKTMTGRLYSGAAPLDVAAALLAIQDGIVPATTNVELAPEYDLDLVTGNPRTASVRAALVIARGYGGFNSAVVVRAAG; from the coding sequence ATGACGACCCCGGTAGTGGTCACGGGTCTCGGCATCGCCGCTCCCAACGGCCTCGGCACCAAGGACTTCTGGGCGGCCACGCTGCAGGGCGAGACCGGCATCGGCCCCGTCACCCGCTTCACGCCGGACCAGTATCCGGCGCGGCTGGCCGGGGAGATACCCGGCTTCGTCGCCGAGGAGCATCTGCCGGGCCGGCTCCTGCCGCAGACCGACCGGATGACCCGGCTCGCGCTGGTCGCCACCGACTGGGCGCTGGAGGACGCCGAGGTCGTACCGCAGGAGCTGAACGCCTATGACATGGGCGTGGTCACCGCCAGTTCCTCCGGAGGCTTCGAGTTCGGGCAGAACGAGCTCCAGAAGCTGTGGAGCAAGGGCGGTCAATTCGTCAGCGCCTACCAGTCGTTCGCCTGGTTCTACGCCGTCAACACCGGCCAGATCTCGATCCGCAACGGCATGAAGGGCCCCAGCGGAGTCGTCGTCAGCGACCAGGCCGGCGGCCTCGACGCCCTGGCCCAGGCACGGCGGCAGATCCGCAAGGGCACCCGCCTCATCGTCTCCGGCGCGATCGACGCCTCGATCTGCCCGTGGGGCTGGGTCGCCCAGCTCGCCGGCGAACGGCTGAGCCATGAGGACGATCCGGACCGGGCGTACCTGCCCTTCGACCCGCAGGCCGCCGGGCACGTACCGGGGGAGGGCGGCGCGATCCTCATCATGGAGGACCTGGAGGCGGCCCGCGCCCGCGGCGCCAGGATCTACGGCGAGATCGCCGGCTACGGGGCCACCTTCGACCCCAAGCCCGGCAGCGGCCGGGAGCCCGCTCTGCGCCAGGCGATCCGCGCCGCCCTCGACGACGCCGGCGTGGCGCCCGGTGACATCGACGTGGTCTTCGCCGACGCGGCGGCCGTGCCCGAGCTCGACCGCATCGAGGCCGAGGCCATCACCGAGGTCTTCGGGCCGCGCGGGGTACCCGTGACGGCGCCCAAGACGATGACCGGACGGCTCTACTCGGGCGCCGCGCCCCTGGACGTCGCGGCCGCTCTGCTGGCGATCCAGGACGGAATCGTCCCGGCCACGACGAACGTGGAACTCGCCCCGGAGTACGACCTCGACCTGGTGACCGGGAACCCGCGCACGGCGTCCGTACGGGCCGCGCTGGTGATCGCACGCGGCTACGGAGGCTTCAACTCCGCGGTGGTCGTGCGCGCCGCGGGCTGA
- the fabG gene encoding 3-oxoacyl-ACP reductase FabG, producing MTEQNGRVALVTGATSGIGLAVARLLGGARHKVFIGARNAENVTETVKQLQSEGIDADGTTLDVRSTDSARAFVQAAVDRFGTVDILVNNAGRSGGGVTADLDEELWDDVVDTNLNSVFRLTSAVLNTGGLRHKDWGRIINIASTAGKQGVVLGAPYSASKHGVVGFTKALGNELAPTGITVNAVCPGYVETPMAQKVRAGYAAAYDATEDAILQKFQSKIPLGRYSTPEEVAGLVGYLASDTAASITSQALNVCGGLGNF from the coding sequence ATGACAGAGCAGAACGGCCGGGTCGCCCTGGTCACCGGCGCCACGAGCGGAATCGGTCTGGCCGTCGCCCGGCTCCTGGGCGGCGCCCGGCACAAGGTGTTCATCGGCGCCCGCAACGCCGAGAACGTGACGGAGACGGTGAAGCAGCTCCAGAGCGAGGGCATCGACGCCGACGGCACCACCCTCGACGTGCGCTCCACGGACTCGGCCCGCGCCTTCGTCCAGGCCGCCGTCGACCGCTTCGGCACCGTCGACATCCTGGTGAACAACGCGGGCCGCAGCGGCGGAGGCGTCACGGCCGACCTCGACGAGGAGCTGTGGGACGACGTCGTCGACACCAACCTCAACAGCGTCTTCCGCCTCACCAGCGCGGTCCTGAACACCGGTGGCCTGCGCCACAAGGACTGGGGCCGCATCATCAACATCGCGTCCACCGCGGGCAAGCAGGGTGTCGTCCTGGGCGCCCCGTACTCCGCCTCGAAGCACGGCGTGGTCGGCTTCACCAAGGCGCTCGGCAACGAACTGGCCCCCACCGGCATCACCGTCAACGCGGTGTGCCCCGGCTACGTCGAGACGCCGATGGCGCAGAAGGTGCGGGCCGGGTACGCCGCGGCGTACGACGCCACCGAGGACGCGATCCTGCAGAAGTTCCAGTCCAAGATCCCGCTGGGCCGCTACTCCACGCCCGAGGAGGTCGCCGGCCTGGTCGGCTACCTGGCGTCCGACACGGCCGCCTCCATCACCTCCCAGGCGCTCAACGTCTGCGGCGGTCTGGGCAACTTCTGA